Proteins encoded by one window of Nitrospirota bacterium:
- a CDS encoding DUF3387 domain-containing protein: protein TGFDAPCLHTMYIDKPMNGHNLMQAIARVNRVFGDKEGGLVVDYIGIAQDLKKALAIYTESKGKGKPAFDKEEAVAMMIELYEIVVDMFAGFDYRKYFALEPKEKLNFILDAANYISELTGEKDGNIIRNGKERFKENVIRLQKAFGLSVPHAKAFEIRDDLAFFQALKTRFSKFDEQGKKRTDEEIETAIRQIVNDAIISKEVIDVFDAAGIRKPDISILSDEFLAEIQGMSRKNLALELLKRLLNDEIKTRRKTNLVQGRKFSELLAEAVKRYQNGLIDSANIIEELIHLAKDIRKADQRGEELNLRVDELAFYDALADNPTAETVLGDQTLKLIAHELVESVRKNTTIDWQLKESVQARLRVLVKRILRKYKYPPDDPATGEYTASVNKVLDQAELLADFWTKDE, encoded by the coding sequence ACCGGTTTTGATGCGCCCTGCCTGCATACCATGTACATTGATAAACCAATGAACGGGCACAATCTGATGCAGGCCATTGCCCGTGTTAATCGTGTATTCGGTGATAAAGAAGGCGGACTTGTTGTTGATTATATTGGTATCGCCCAGGACTTGAAAAAGGCCCTGGCTATTTATACAGAAAGCAAGGGCAAGGGCAAGCCGGCATTTGATAAGGAAGAGGCTGTTGCCATGATGATAGAGCTTTACGAGATAGTGGTTGATATGTTCGCCGGTTTTGATTATCGCAAATACTTTGCCCTCGAACCCAAAGAAAAACTGAATTTCATACTTGATGCGGCAAATTACATTTCAGAATTAACAGGAGAAAAAGACGGTAATATTATCAGGAACGGTAAAGAACGCTTTAAGGAAAATGTGATTCGGCTTCAAAAGGCATTCGGGCTTTCTGTGCCTCATGCCAAGGCTTTTGAAATTCGGGATGATTTGGCATTCTTTCAGGCACTGAAAACCCGCTTCTCCAAGTTTGATGAACAGGGTAAAAAGCGCACGGATGAAGAAATAGAAACAGCTATTCGCCAGATTGTTAATGATGCAATCATTTCAAAAGAAGTCATTGATGTATTCGATGCCGCAGGAATAAGAAAGCCGGATATTTCTATTCTTTCTGATGAATTCCTTGCTGAGATTCAGGGGATGTCCCGCAAGAACCTTGCTCTGGAACTACTAAAACGGCTTCTAAACGATGAGATAAAAACCCGAAGAAAAACCAATCTTGTGCAGGGCAGGAAGTTTTCTGAATTGCTGGCTGAGGCCGTAAAACGCTATCAGAACGGCCTGATTGATTCCGCAAACATTATCGAAGAACTCATCCACCTTGCAAAGGATATACGCAAGGCTGACCAGCGTGGTGAGGAGTTAAATCTGCGGGTTGATGAACTTGCCTTTTATGATGCTCTCGCAGACAATCCAACCGCTGAAACTGTTTTGGGCGACCAAACTCTTAAATTGATTGCTCATGAACTTGTTGAAAGCGTTCGGAAAAATACAACGATTGACTGGCAATTAAAAGAAAGCGTTCAAGCCAGACTCCGGGTACTTGTGAAGCGGATACTTAGAAAATACAAATATCCGCCGGATGACCCGGCAACCGGTGAATATACTGCTTCTGTAAACAAGGTGCTGGATCAGGCAGAGTTACTAGCGGATTTTTGGACAAAAGATGAATAA
- a CDS encoding heavy metal translocating P-type ATPase — translation MALDPVCGMDIDPADAAGKSIYKGETIYFCAEQCKEQFDADPDSFMSPSPRPSHRMVEAGKDAVDTAKDLICGMVVDKHKSLNTTIGGRTYYFCSDSCLRTFAAPEEEMKAMKRRVSIALAGVIALAILRAGFFLGLAAGATIITWAPIPQLPWFTWGVWLMIVTTPVQFIGGWGFYHGAYHAIKSRMINMDFLIALGTSVAYFYSVVVIFAPSILPVPVEEKSVYFEVSAVIIAFVLLGKYMEEIIKKKSSAAVRKLMDLKPQTARVIRDGEEVEIPAEFVQINDIVVVRPGEKIPADGIVTEGSSAIDEKMISGESIPAEKKAGDEVIGATINKTGMLKFKATRVGSETTLNQIIKLVEEAQASTAPIQRIADKATGYFVPFVIGGAILALAGWSLMGNFPQGLLSFIAVLIIACPCSLGIATPAALMVGVGKGAEAGILIRGGEYLERAMKLTTVVFDKTGTLTKGEPSVTDIVHPSSSPLPLGERVRVMGSSDEKEILQLAAVAEKGSEHPLAEAILKEAKKRGLDIPDPDSFEAIPGQGVICSYKGDTILLGNRKLMESYNVPTADFEETLTMLEMQGKTAMLVGYRGILLGIIAVADTIKDNALEAVQALRKEGIEVIMLTGDNERTARAIAKQLEIENVIANVLPGEKAGVIKRLQEAGNIVAMVGDGINDSPALAQADIGMAIGSGSDIAKETGGIILVRDDVRDVVAGIRLSKATMRKIKQNLFWAFFYNSVGIPIAALGLLNPIFAAAAMALSSLSVVTNSALLKRVRL, via the coding sequence ATGGCATTAGACCCTGTATGCGGAATGGATATTGACCCTGCTGATGCAGCGGGAAAGAGTATATACAAAGGTGAAACGATATACTTTTGTGCAGAACAGTGCAAGGAACAGTTTGATGCTGACCCGGACTCGTTCATGTCACCTTCCCCCCGGCCTTCTCATAGAATGGTTGAGGCAGGAAAGGATGCTGTTGATACAGCCAAAGACCTTATATGCGGGATGGTTGTAGACAAACACAAATCATTGAACACAACCATCGGGGGAAGGACATACTACTTCTGCAGTGACAGTTGTCTCAGGACATTTGCGGCACCGGAAGAAGAGATGAAGGCTATGAAGAGGAGGGTGTCAATTGCCCTTGCTGGAGTCATTGCACTTGCCATTCTGCGAGCAGGTTTCTTCCTCGGTCTTGCCGCAGGGGCCACCATTATTACATGGGCGCCTATCCCACAGCTTCCCTGGTTTACATGGGGGGTCTGGCTGATGATTGTTACAACACCTGTCCAGTTTATCGGAGGGTGGGGATTTTACCATGGGGCATATCATGCGATTAAAAGCAGGATGATAAATATGGATTTCCTGATAGCCCTCGGAACCTCTGTTGCTTACTTCTACTCTGTTGTTGTTATATTTGCCCCTTCTATCTTACCGGTTCCTGTAGAAGAGAAGAGTGTCTACTTTGAGGTATCAGCAGTCATTATTGCCTTTGTCCTCCTTGGAAAATATATGGAAGAGATTATCAAGAAAAAATCTTCCGCTGCTGTCAGGAAACTGATGGATTTAAAACCACAGACCGCCAGAGTTATACGAGATGGCGAGGAGGTTGAAATTCCTGCAGAGTTTGTTCAGATAAATGATATTGTAGTAGTCAGGCCCGGAGAGAAGATACCTGCGGATGGCATTGTTACAGAAGGTTCATCTGCTATAGATGAAAAAATGATTTCAGGAGAAAGCATCCCGGCAGAAAAGAAGGCAGGTGATGAGGTAATCGGTGCAACAATAAACAAGACCGGTATGCTCAAATTTAAGGCAACAAGGGTCGGATCAGAAACAACACTGAATCAGATTATTAAATTAGTGGAAGAGGCACAGGCATCCACTGCACCAATCCAGAGGATAGCAGACAAGGCAACCGGTTATTTTGTACCGTTTGTAATCGGCGGGGCAATACTTGCATTGGCAGGCTGGTCGTTGATGGGTAATTTCCCTCAGGGACTCTTATCCTTCATTGCAGTCCTGATCATCGCCTGCCCATGTTCACTCGGTATTGCCACACCTGCGGCACTGATGGTCGGAGTAGGAAAGGGGGCTGAGGCAGGCATCCTTATACGGGGCGGCGAATATCTTGAAAGGGCCATGAAATTAACAACAGTAGTTTTTGATAAAACAGGGACATTGACTAAAGGGGAACCATCGGTAACGGATATAGTGCACCCCTCATCCTCCCCTCTCCCCTTGGGGGAGAGGGTTAGGGTGATGGGTTCTTCGGATGAAAAAGAAATTCTTCAGCTTGCTGCTGTTGCAGAAAAAGGTTCTGAACATCCGCTTGCAGAGGCGATATTAAAGGAGGCAAAGAAGAGAGGGCTTGATATTCCTGACCCTGATAGCTTTGAGGCTATACCGGGTCAAGGTGTAATTTGTAGTTATAAAGGAGATACTATACTGCTCGGTAACAGGAAACTTATGGAGTCTTATAATGTTCCCACAGCAGATTTTGAGGAAACCCTTACAATGCTTGAGATGCAGGGAAAGACAGCAATGTTAGTCGGTTATCGGGGGATTTTGCTTGGCATCATAGCTGTTGCAGACACTATTAAAGATAATGCCCTTGAGGCTGTTCAAGCACTTAGAAAAGAAGGTATAGAGGTGATAATGCTCACCGGTGATAATGAACGGACAGCAAGGGCAATTGCAAAGCAATTAGAAATCGAAAATGTAATAGCAAACGTCCTGCCCGGAGAAAAGGCAGGTGTAATAAAAAGGTTACAGGAGGCTGGAAATATTGTTGCAATGGTAGGAGACGGTATAAATGATTCACCTGCCCTTGCCCAGGCTGACATTGGTATGGCCATTGGAAGCGGCTCCGATATAGCCAAAGAGACTGGGGGTATCATTCTTGTGAGGGACGATGTCAGAGATGTAGTAGCAGGTATAAGACTATCAAAGGCAACAATGAGAAAGATTAAACAGAACCTCTTCTGGGCATTTTTCTATAATTCTGTCGGCATACCCATAGCAGCACTTGGCCTGTTAAACCCAATCTTTGCAGCAGCGGCAATGGCCCTCAGCTCGTTGTCTGTTGTAACCAACTCAGCATTATTAAAAAGGGTACGGCTTTGA
- a CDS encoding NarK/NasA family nitrate transporter, which yields MGNFRNFSKSGHLPTLIASFLYFDFCFAIWVLNGAMAPFISEQFHLTPAQKGFMISVPIMAGAFMRFPLGVLSQYIGRKNAALVEMGMIFIAMIYGYFAVSSYSDVLAMGVLLGIAGASFGVALSLGSGWFPPQYKGLAMGIAGAGNSGTVLAVLFAPPLAMSYGWQTVYGFAALTMLLPILVMIFLAKEPPDRENHSIKELTKCLVEKEGWAFNLIYIITFGGFIGLSNFLPTYFYDQFGVTKVQAGQLTMLAAVMGSGVRVLGGYVSDKIGGINTLSGVFIIIIAMMLFGATLPSLVTTTIMFMICFAALGAGNGSLFQLVPLRWPKTTAVAGSMIGEVGALGGAILPNAMGLSKQYTGTFAYGFIVFAVLAACVLIMLRIAQRSWTKTWVGKGGRALGVKTAPYHQRELA from the coding sequence ATGGGAAATTTTAGAAATTTTTCTAAATCAGGACATCTCCCTACTCTTATTGCATCATTTCTATATTTTGATTTCTGTTTTGCTATCTGGGTATTAAATGGCGCAATGGCGCCTTTTATCAGCGAGCAGTTTCACCTGACCCCGGCCCAGAAAGGATTCATGATCTCTGTGCCGATTATGGCAGGGGCGTTTATGCGATTTCCGCTCGGTGTACTATCACAATACATAGGAAGGAAGAACGCCGCTCTTGTTGAGATGGGTATGATATTTATTGCTATGATATATGGTTATTTTGCTGTAAGCAGTTACTCAGATGTACTTGCTATGGGTGTTCTGCTCGGTATAGCAGGGGCAAGCTTTGGTGTGGCCCTATCTTTAGGTTCAGGATGGTTTCCCCCGCAGTACAAGGGACTGGCTATGGGTATTGCAGGGGCAGGGAACAGCGGAACAGTCCTTGCGGTATTATTTGCCCCGCCGCTTGCGATGAGCTATGGATGGCAGACGGTATATGGATTTGCGGCATTGACTATGTTATTACCAATATTAGTTATGATATTCCTTGCAAAAGAACCCCCTGACAGAGAGAACCACAGCATTAAAGAATTGACAAAATGCCTTGTTGAAAAAGAGGGCTGGGCATTTAATCTGATCTACATTATTACATTCGGCGGCTTTATAGGGTTATCAAATTTTCTTCCAACCTATTTTTATGACCAGTTCGGTGTAACCAAGGTTCAGGCAGGCCAGTTGACGATGCTTGCGGCTGTAATGGGCAGCGGCGTCAGGGTGTTAGGAGGTTATGTATCAGACAAGATCGGCGGTATTAATACCCTGAGCGGAGTTTTTATAATTATCATAGCAATGATGCTGTTTGGTGCAACACTTCCTTCATTAGTGACAACTACCATAATGTTTATGATATGCTTTGCAGCCCTCGGCGCAGGCAATGGTTCCCTGTTTCAATTAGTACCTCTTCGCTGGCCTAAAACCACAGCAGTTGCAGGAAGTATGATAGGGGAAGTCGGGGCACTCGGCGGGGCTATCCTGCCGAATGCAATGGGCCTTTCAAAACAATACACAGGTACATTCGCTTATGGATTTATTGTGTTTGCTGTATTAGCGGCATGTGTACTGATAATGTTAAGAATAGCCCAGCGTAGTTGGACAAAGACATGGGTAGGTAAAGGCGGCCGGGCACTGGGAGTAAAAACAGCGCCTTATCATCAAAGGGAGCTTGCTTAA
- the glnD gene encoding [protein-PII] uridylyltransferase: protein MTSITEILSSSSDRTVVVSALKEYISKKGHEIRDLHRNGASGLYIVTRISSLTDKIITEIYQYELKKYESSHSSPVSEKCAVVAVGGYGRGELNPFSDIDIMFLYKSDAREAVETVSMAVLYLLWDLKYNIGHSIRTLDDCLKVGSADFTVRTALLEARLITGSEPLYNEFQTTFSNKVVGRDVKSYIEDRLANIRERYKLYGSSIYLVEPNVKEGKGGLRDIHSLKWVVIAKYRIYSLADFHKKGYVSKRGYNELVDAQDFLLKIRNELHFHAGKAADVLTVEDQLRMSKFLGYTDAPHRLGVEAFMRDYYMHASHIHDISTRAIEKALPKPVWKAGVELITSRFVKPCFVLTKDTIHIPERYQDAFFNDMKNVVYLFYLALINGLNISTYTMSMLYRNSDRVSLNLHSLPDVNKVFRQIISWPHSIADTLRNMHKVKVLQKIIPEFERISCYSSYDYYHKYTVDEHSFIAIQIAEDLKYAHGYMPKVYREIKRKDLLHLALLLHDAGKGSGEDHSVVGARIAERVAGQLGYNIEDTVLLIFLVKNHLIMPNIAFRRDLSEDKVILLFSRDVATPEILRKLFVLTFADINAVGPETWNGWKENLLTDLYYRAMEELSGTKAVYSEEDIISKVKSEIDEKLCLIFPQGWLEERLKDMETRYLLVTPPEKIMNHLHEINKLVEDRDESVLTDSSTDKGIVEFTVYTYDEITPGLFSKIAGVLAAAGYNILGAQVYTTKKGIVVDTFQAQDPYPEGVSAMLRQATVKKHIGEVLKGEITVESLFGKYANKRPPKKMIPITAPSKVEIDNNSSDDFTIIDIFAADKQGLLYIITKNIFDMGLSIYSSKIATHVDQIVDVFYVKDTEGNKITDPDILTSVKQRLLNAIEEYWNTG from the coding sequence ATGACATCAATTACTGAAATCCTTTCATCATCGTCTGACAGGACAGTTGTAGTATCCGCATTAAAAGAATACATATCAAAAAAAGGCCATGAGATTCGAGACCTTCATCGGAATGGTGCATCCGGCCTCTATATTGTTACCCGAATTTCAAGCCTCACGGATAAGATCATTACAGAGATTTACCAATACGAACTGAAAAAATACGAGTCTTCTCATAGCAGTCCTGTTTCTGAGAAATGCGCTGTGGTTGCTGTAGGCGGTTATGGGAGGGGTGAGTTGAACCCCTTCTCAGACATAGACATCATGTTTCTCTACAAAAGTGATGCAAGAGAGGCAGTGGAAACTGTCTCAATGGCTGTACTCTATCTGCTGTGGGACTTGAAATATAATATAGGGCACAGCATCAGGACATTGGATGATTGTTTAAAGGTCGGCAGTGCAGATTTTACAGTCAGGACTGCACTACTTGAGGCAAGGCTTATCACAGGGAGTGAACCGCTTTACAATGAATTCCAGACCACCTTTTCAAACAAGGTGGTCGGCAGGGATGTTAAGTCCTACATAGAAGACCGCCTTGCCAATATACGGGAGAGATACAAACTGTATGGTTCTTCGATATATCTTGTTGAACCGAACGTAAAAGAGGGTAAGGGAGGCCTCAGGGATATTCACAGCCTGAAGTGGGTAGTTATAGCCAAATACAGGATTTATTCCCTTGCCGATTTCCATAAAAAGGGGTACGTCTCAAAGAGGGGATATAACGAACTTGTAGATGCACAGGACTTTTTATTAAAGATCAGGAATGAACTCCACTTTCATGCAGGAAAGGCCGCTGATGTCCTGACAGTAGAAGACCAGTTGCGGATGTCTAAGTTCTTAGGTTACACAGATGCACCTCACCGCCTTGGTGTTGAGGCATTTATGAGGGATTATTACATGCATGCCTCTCACATACATGATATTTCCACAAGGGCAATAGAAAAGGCCCTTCCAAAGCCTGTTTGGAAGGCAGGTGTGGAACTTATTACATCAAGATTTGTGAAGCCCTGCTTTGTACTGACTAAGGACACTATCCACATACCTGAGAGGTATCAGGATGCGTTTTTCAACGACATGAAGAATGTAGTCTATCTGTTTTACCTCGCCCTTATAAATGGACTCAATATATCTACCTATACTATGAGCATGCTTTACCGTAATTCAGACAGGGTGTCACTTAACCTGCATTCCTTACCTGATGTTAATAAGGTATTCCGGCAGATTATCTCATGGCCGCACAGCATTGCCGATACCCTCAGAAATATGCATAAGGTAAAGGTCCTTCAAAAAATAATCCCGGAATTTGAGAGGATATCCTGTTATTCATCTTATGATTATTATCATAAGTATACAGTGGATGAGCATAGCTTTATCGCTATACAGATAGCTGAGGACCTTAAATATGCACATGGATATATGCCTAAGGTATACAGGGAGATTAAGCGCAAAGACCTGCTTCACCTGGCACTCCTGCTTCATGATGCAGGAAAGGGGAGCGGGGAAGACCATTCTGTAGTCGGGGCACGGATTGCAGAAAGGGTTGCCGGACAATTGGGCTATAACATCGAGGATACAGTGCTCCTGATTTTTCTTGTTAAGAATCATCTTATTATGCCTAATATTGCATTCCGTAGAGACCTGTCTGAAGACAAGGTTATCCTGCTGTTTTCAAGAGATGTTGCTACTCCGGAGATTCTGAGAAAGCTGTTCGTGCTGACATTCGCAGATATAAATGCCGTTGGCCCTGAAACATGGAACGGTTGGAAGGAAAATCTTCTGACTGACCTTTATTACAGGGCAATGGAAGAATTATCCGGGACAAAGGCTGTATATTCGGAAGAGGATATTATCTCAAAGGTCAAGTCAGAGATAGATGAGAAGCTATGTCTTATATTTCCGCAGGGCTGGCTTGAGGAAAGGCTCAAGGACATGGAGACCCGCTATCTGTTGGTAACACCGCCTGAGAAGATAATGAATCATCTGCATGAGATCAATAAACTTGTTGAAGACAGGGACGAGTCGGTACTTACAGATTCATCAACTGATAAGGGGATAGTAGAGTTTACTGTTTATACTTATGATGAGATTACCCCCGGCCTTTTTTCAAAGATAGCAGGCGTACTTGCTGCCGCAGGATACAATATACTCGGTGCACAGGTTTATACTACAAAAAAGGGTATTGTTGTTGATACCTTTCAGGCACAGGACCCCTACCCCGAAGGGGTTTCAGCTATGCTTAGGCAGGCCACTGTTAAGAAACATATAGGCGAAGTGCTTAAAGGAGAAATTACAGTAGAATCCCTTTTTGGAAAGTACGCCAATAAGAGGCCTCCCAAAAAAATGATTCCTATTACTGCCCCCTCAAAGGTTGAGATTGACAATAACTCCTCTGATGATTTTACAATCATTGATATATTTGCTGCTGATAAACAGGGTTTGTTGTATATTATTACAAAGAATATTTTTGACATGGGGCTTTCGATTTATTCATCAAAGATTGCAACACATGTAGACCAGATTGTTGATGTATTTTATGTCAAAGATACAGAGGGAAATAAGATTACTGATCCTGATATACTCACAAGCGTTAAGCAGAGATTGCTTAACGCCATAGAGGAGTACTGGAATACCGGTTAA
- a CDS encoding aminotransferase class I/II-fold pyridoxal phosphate-dependent enzyme, translated as MALQISNKAERIVQAEIRSMSIECERVGGINLAQGVCDTELPLPVGIGAKEAIDAGINSYTRYDGIKELRDAIAKKMKDYNGISADPDSEIIVSAGSTGAFYCACLALLNPGDEVILFEPYYGYHINTLLSVEAVPTYVGLTAPGWTFSPEDLERVITPHTRGIMINTPANPSGKVFNRAELEWVAEFANRHDLFVFTDEIYEYFLYDGNEHISPASLPGMAERTITISGYSKTFSITGWRIGYTVSHAKWAQMIGYLNDLIYVCAPAPLQMGVAKGILDLKPDYYKGLCDLFSKKRDNICTALSKAGLKPSIPQGAYYVLADVSHLPGRTSKDKAMFILEKTGVASVPDEAFFHKPGSSQFVRFCFAKEDAELDEAINRLETLKLYI; from the coding sequence ATGGCACTTCAGATAAGCAATAAGGCAGAAAGAATAGTTCAGGCAGAGATACGGTCAATGTCTATAGAGTGTGAACGGGTGGGTGGTATTAATCTGGCACAGGGTGTATGTGACACAGAACTGCCTCTTCCTGTCGGCATAGGTGCAAAAGAGGCTATTGATGCGGGGATAAACAGCTATACACGTTACGATGGTATAAAAGAGTTAAGAGATGCGATTGCAAAGAAGATGAAGGATTATAATGGAATCAGTGCAGATCCTGATTCCGAGATTATTGTAAGTGCCGGGTCAACAGGGGCATTTTATTGTGCGTGTTTAGCCCTGCTAAATCCCGGTGATGAAGTAATTTTGTTTGAACCGTACTATGGCTATCATATTAACACGCTTTTATCTGTGGAGGCTGTTCCAACTTATGTTGGTTTAACAGCACCCGGCTGGACGTTCTCTCCTGAAGACCTCGAAAGGGTAATTACCCCGCATACAAGGGGGATAATGATTAATACACCTGCAAATCCATCCGGCAAGGTGTTCAATCGCGCTGAACTGGAATGGGTAGCTGAGTTTGCAAACCGGCATGATCTGTTCGTATTTACAGATGAGATATATGAATATTTTTTATATGATGGGAATGAGCATATCAGTCCTGCGTCTTTACCGGGAATGGCTGAACGCACGATAACTATTTCAGGCTATTCAAAGACGTTCAGTATAACAGGATGGCGTATCGGATATACAGTCAGTCATGCAAAATGGGCGCAGATGATCGGTTATCTCAATGACTTAATTTATGTATGTGCGCCTGCCCCTCTGCAGATGGGTGTTGCAAAGGGGATTCTTGATTTAAAACCTGATTACTATAAAGGACTATGCGATTTATTTTCCAAAAAACGCGATAATATTTGTACTGCCCTTTCTAAGGCTGGTCTAAAACCATCAATACCTCAGGGTGCATATTATGTCCTTGCAGATGTCTCACATCTCCCCGGCCGTACAAGTAAGGACAAGGCCATGTTTATCCTTGAAAAGACCGGGGTGGCAAGTGTCCCGGATGAGGCATTCTTTCATAAACCCGGCAGTTCGCAGTTTGTTAGATTTTGTTTTGCAAAGGAAGATGCTGAGTTAGATGAAGCGATTAATCGTCTGGAAACCCTGAAACTATATATTTAA
- a CDS encoding response regulator transcription factor → MNQSVSNSITNNIRILLVDDHALFRQGLRRILESEKDFTIVGEAYDGDNALEIAGALSPDIILMDISMPNCNGIEASQKIKQMLPLTGIILLTMHEDLFLQREGKNIGVSGYVLKKSADKELIDAIRKVYSGQTFFLSQPDTPVTVSSDTMYYDILSAREKEMLRLLANGMTNIEISRHACISVNTVETHRKNIMKKLKLHSLSEIIKFALVHGLIQR, encoded by the coding sequence ATGAATCAGTCAGTTTCAAACAGCATAACTAACAATATCAGGATACTATTAGTGGATGACCATGCACTTTTCAGGCAGGGTTTGAGACGCATACTGGAGTCAGAGAAGGATTTCACGATAGTCGGTGAAGCTTATGATGGTGATAATGCTTTAGAGATAGCAGGTGCACTTTCCCCTGACATAATACTTATGGACATCTCAATGCCTAATTGTAATGGAATAGAGGCGTCTCAAAAGATTAAACAGATGCTTCCTTTGACAGGCATAATACTTCTTACGATGCATGAAGACCTGTTTCTGCAGAGAGAGGGCAAGAATATTGGGGTTTCAGGGTATGTGTTGAAGAAATCTGCCGACAAAGAGTTGATTGATGCCATAAGAAAGGTATACTCCGGACAGACTTTTTTTCTATCTCAGCCTGATACTCCTGTTACTGTATCTTCAGATACGATGTATTATGACATCCTCAGTGCCCGTGAGAAAGAGATGCTCAGGCTGCTTGCAAATGGGATGACAAACATTGAAATATCAAGGCATGCATGTATCAGTGTAAATACTGTGGAGACCCACAGAAAAAATATCATGAAAAAACTAAAACTCCACAGCCTGAGTGAGATTATTAAATTTGCACTTGTACATGGGCTTATTCAGAGGTAA
- a CDS encoding response regulator: MSEIPDSLKNIRSAETNQIKENILVVEDDPTVREYLEELFSSNGYSVSTASTGKEALFILNNEYFPLIITDLRLPDLPGMEILSYIQRKDINTAVLIITGYASMDSVIEALRQGAYDYLTKPFSAQILLHRVARAFEKIHITEIRRDISSRIVYATEEERRRISRDVHDVLGQSLAVIKLTLKVIRRKVAESEEEILSDIDGLSSHVEETMKEISRITKNLSPSYVSEVGFSKALRLYVETFSKKTGIQVKLVLPEEFSLKDPQHDIHLYRIAQESLTNAAKHSCATKVDVSLIPAEGLMYFSIEDNGKGFDRPHEEDMLGLGLIGMKERAAILGGKLIIESTPGQKTMIKVEVPYESVSFKQHN, translated from the coding sequence ATGTCTGAAATACCTGATAGCCTGAAAAATATAAGGTCAGCGGAAACAAATCAAATCAAAGAGAATATCCTTGTCGTTGAGGATGACCCGACGGTCAGGGAATATTTAGAGGAACTCTTTTCTTCCAACGGTTATTCGGTCAGTACCGCATCAACCGGCAAAGAGGCATTGTTTATCCTGAATAATGAATATTTCCCATTAATTATTACTGACCTAAGACTGCCGGATTTGCCTGGTATGGAAATATTAAGCTATATACAGAGGAAGGATATAAATACCGCAGTATTGATTATTACTGGATATGCATCTATGGATTCTGTAATTGAAGCGCTTCGCCAGGGTGCGTATGATTACCTTACCAAACCATTCAGTGCACAGATTTTGCTCCATCGGGTAGCGAGGGCATTTGAGAAAATACATATAACTGAAATCAGAAGGGATATCTCATCAAGGATTGTCTATGCAACAGAAGAGGAGAGACGCCGCATATCTCGTGATGTACACGATGTGCTGGGGCAGTCTCTTGCGGTTATAAAACTTACATTAAAGGTTATTCGCCGAAAGGTTGCGGAATCAGAAGAGGAGATATTGTCCGACATTGACGGTTTGTCTTCCCATGTAGAAGAAACAATGAAGGAGATATCAAGGATTACAAAAAATCTAAGCCCTTCGTATGTATCTGAAGTAGGATTTTCAAAGGCACTGAGACTGTATGTTGAGACCTTTTCAAAAAAGACAGGGATTCAGGTAAAGTTAGTCCTGCCGGAAGAATTTTCCCTCAAGGACCCTCAGCATGATATACATCTATACAGGATAGCCCAGGAGTCACTTACAAATGCGGCAAAACACTCCTGTGCTACAAAGGTGGATGTCAGCCTGATACCTGCTGAAGGTTTGATGTACTTCTCAATAGAAGACAATGGAAAGGGTTTTGACAGGCCGCATGAAGAAGACATGCTTGGACTTGGTTTGATAGGGATGAAAGAAAGAGCCGCCATATTAGGCGGTAAGTTAATAATAGAATCTACACCAGGGCAAAAGACCATGATTAAAGTTGAGGTGCCTTATGAATCAGTCAGTTTCAAACAGCATAACTAA